GCGCCCCGGCCCGTCCGGACGCGCAGGAGCTCGTCGCGGAGCTCGCACCCGCGCTGGGCATCCCGGACCAGCTGTTGCCGACCTACCTCGAGGAGATCGCCTCCACCCTCGCCGCCGGCGCCTGGAAGCTGCGTCACCGCAGGATCCCGGTCGCCGAGCTGGTCGACGCGGGCTACCAGGAGATCGAGTCCGCGATGACCGAGGGACACCCCGCGTTCATCGCCAACAACGGGCGGATCGGCTTCAGCCTCGACGACTACCGCGCCTACGCGCCCGAGACCGGGCGACCGGTCCGGCTGCACTGGCTGGCCGCCCGGCGCGACCTCACCCAGCTGTCGCTGGCCGCCGGCGGGACCGAGGCCGGGCTGTACGACGGCGAGCTGGCGCCCGAGGTACGCGACCGCTTCGCCGGCCGGCTCCGCGCCCTCGGCCTCGATGCGGACGACTACCTGCTCCTGCCGGTCCACCCGTGGCAGTGGCAGCACAAGCTGGCGATCACCTTCGCCCCGGACGTCGCCCGTCGCGACCTCGTCCACCTCGGCGCGGGCGACGACGACCACCACCCGCAGCAGTCGATCCGCACGTTCTTCAACGCCAGCCGCCCCGAGCGGCACTACGTGAAGACCGCGCTCGCCATCCAGAACATGGGCTTCGTGCGCGGTCTCTCGCCCGCCTACATGGCGGCCACGCCGGCGATCAACGACTGGGTCGCCTCGGTGGTGGAGGCCGACGACGAGCTGCGCCGCTGTGGTTTCGGGGTGCTCCGCGAGCTGGCGGCGATCGGCTACACCGGCGACGCCTTCCACCGCACGGCCGGCCCGTCGCCGTACCGGAAGATGATCGCGGCCCTGTGGCGCGAGAGCCCTGTCCCGCGCACCCCTGGCGGCGAGCAGCTGACCACCATGGCGGCGCTCCTGCACCGCGACGCCGACGGCGACGCGCTCGTCACGGCCTGGATCAAGGCGTCACCGGTCGACGCGGCGACCTGGGTGCGGGCCTACCTGCGGGCCTACCTGCGTCCGCTCGTGCACTGCCTGCACGCCTACGACCTGGCGTTCATGCCGCACGGCGAGAACCTCCTGCTGCGGTTGCGCGACCACGTCCCGGTCGGTGCGTTCATGAAGGACATCGGCGAGGAGGTCGCCGTGATGGGCGACCTGGACCTACCGGCCGGGGTCGAGCGGATCCGCGGCGAGTTCCCCGACGACGTGAAGGCGCTCGCGATCCACACCGACGTCCTCGACGGCGTGCTGCGCTTCGTCGCGGCGATCCTCGACGAGGACGGGGTGCTGCCGGCCGAGGAGTTCTGGGCGATCGCGCGCGCCACCATCGAGGAGCACGCGGCCGACCACCCGGAGCTCGCGGTCGCGGCGGCGTCCTACGACCTGCTGCGTCCGGAGTTCCGGCACAGCTGCCTCAACCGGCTCCAGCTGCGCAACACCCTGCAGATGGTCGACCTGACCGACCAGGCCGAGTCGCTCATCTTCGCGGGGACCCTGGCCAACCCGGTCGCGGTGCAACGATGATCGTGCGCGACGCTCACGGAATCCCCAGTGTCTTCGGGGGTTCCGTGCTCGAGGTGGCCCGCGAGCAGGGCCGCGCCACGGCCCAGGACCGGGCCTGGCAGCTCGAGGTCGAGCGGCGCCGGGCGGAAGGGACCTGTGCGGAGCTGTTCGGCCCGAGCGCGCTCGAGTGGGACGTCCTGGCCCGCCGCGCGCTGCTCGTCGACCTCGCCCGCCGCGCGTACGCCGCCCTCGTGCCCGAGAGCCGCGCCTTCGTCGACGCGTACGTCGACGGGGTCAACGAGGTCCTCGAGCGCCGGTGGCAGCCGTGGACCCCGCTCGCGGTGTTCGCCGTGCAGCACCTGCTCTTCTCCGGCTTCGTGAGCCAGCTCTGGGGCCGCCACCTCGCCGCGACGGCCGGCGAGGAGTGGCTCCCTCTGTTCCGCACGGAGGGCCTGCCCGGCGGCAGCAACGCCCTCGTCGTCGACGGCTCGCTCACCGTGAGCGGGCTCCCGATCCTCGCCGGCGACCCGCACCGCGTGATCGAGGCCCCCGGGTGCTACGCCCAGGTCCGCCTGGTCTGTACCGACCCCGACGACCCCTTCGACGTCGCCGGCCTCACCTTCGTCGGCGTGCCCGGCGTCCAGCACTTCGGCCATGCCGGCGGCGTCGCGTGGGGGATCACGAACGCCGTGGCCGACGACGAGGACGTGTACGCCGAGGACCTCGTCCGCCACCAGGACGCGGTCATCGCCCGCGGCAGGTCGGGCTGGGAGCCGGTCGCACGCCGGGTCGAGCAGGTGCGGGTCCTGGTCGAGGAGGACCGGTACGACGTGCACGAGGTCGAGGTGCTCGTCACCGACCGCGGCCCGGTCGTGCTCGGCGGACCGGGCGAGCCGGACACGTACAGCCTGCGCACCCCGTCCCACGTGCTCGGCGACCTCGGCCTCGACGCGATCCTCCCGCTGCTGCGCGCCCGCACGAGCGCCGACGTGACCGCCGCCTTCACCGGCTGGGTGGGACCGGTCGACAACCTCGTCGTCGGCGACCGCCACGGTGCGACCGAGCACCGCGTCGTCGGCCGGATCCCCGAGCGCGACGCGGACCGCCGCTGGACCGGCGGCTGGGTCGCCGACCTGCCCCGCCGCACCGGGCCCGTGCTGGTCACCGCCAACGACCGAGCCACCCCGGCCTTCGCGCGGGTCGGGACCGACTTCGCCCCACCGCACCGCGCCCGCCGGATCCGCGACCTGCTCGACGACCTCGCTGCCACCGGTCCGATCACCGCGGAGCAGGTCGCCGCCGTCCTCGCCGACGACCGCCAGAGCGCAGGATCCGCGCTCCTCGACGCCATCGCCTCCCTCCTCGACCTCACCGGCCGCGCCGCCGCACTCCGCGCCCGGCTGCTCGCCTGGGACCGCCGGATGGCGGCCGACAGCATCGAGGCCGCCCTGTTCGCCCGGGTCCGTGCCGCCGTCGTCGAGGGGCTGCACGACGCCCCCGCGCTCGCGGGCGTGGACCGCAGCCCTCACGGAGAGCTGTTCGCTCCCTGGTTCGACCTGCGCAGCCGGATACGCCTGTGCCTGCCCGCGATCCTCGCGGCCGAGAAGCCGTTCGGGGTCGACGTGCTGCAGGTCGTCGCCACCGCGCTCGAGCAGGTCGCCGCGCAGCCGGAGCCCGCGTCGTGGGGGACCGACCACGTCGTCGTACCCCTCACGCCGCACCAGCAGCTCGGCCTGCCCGCACCCGCGGGCACCGCGCCGCCCTCCGTGCCCCTCGCCGGCGACGACGACTGCGTCCTCGCCACCCGGGCGCTCGGTGGCACCGGCGCCTGCATCCACGGTCCCGTCGCCCGCTGGGTCTGGGACCTGGCCGGCGACAGCCGCTGGGTCGTCCCGCTCGGCGCGTCCGGTGACCCGGGCTCCCCGCACCACCACGACCAGCAAGCCGTCTGGGCCACCGGCGGCGCCCTTCGCGTGAACCGCACCCTGGAGCAGCCATGAGCATCGCAGTCCGCCCCGTCGACCCGGCCGCCGACGCGGCCGTCCTGCACGCCTGGGTGACCCAGCCGCGCGCGAGGTTCTGGGGCATGAGCGACCACTCGGTCGACGACGTCGCGCACGTCTACGCCTACATCCACGACCAGGCCCACCTCGCGGCCTACCTCCTCCTGTCCGGCGACCACCCGCTCGGGCTGCTCCAGACCTACGACCCCGCTGTCGACGAGATCGGCCGGTGGTACGACCGCGCGCCCGGCGACGTCGGCGTCCACCTCCTCCTGGCCGACGACCCGCGCCGCGCCGGCCGCACCCGCGAGGTCATCGCCGCCGGGCTCGACCTCGTCGCCCACCTGCCCGGCTGCCGCCGGCTCGTGTTCGAGCCGGACTCCCGCAACACCGCGTCGGTCAGCCTGCTCGAGCGTCTCGGCTGCGTCCGCGGCCCATTGGTCGAGCTGCGCACGAGCGTCGCGGAGAAGCCGGCGCAGTTCTTCTTCCTGGATCGCGAACGCGCGCTCGTGCTCGCCCGGCGGTGAGCCCGGGCACCCGGTCGGTCGGTCAGCCGACCGGCCAGACGATCCGGGTCTGCCAGGTGGAGGGATCGGGGTGGGACTCGGGGTCGGAGAGGTACGTCTCCCACACCTGCGCGGCAGGCTCGAGCCCCTGCTCGGACATCCACGCCACGAGCTCGCCGTAGGAGCGTTCCATCGTGTCGTACGGACCGACGTGGATCGCCTCGACGGCGCGGCCGCCGGGAAGGACGAGGCGATGGGCCCCGTCGCGAGGATCGGCGGGCCGGGACACGGGGAACCCGGCCTCCACCTCGACGGTCTCGTCCGGCATCCGGGGGTAGAAACCGAAGGGAGGACCGACGATCTCCAGGCCCGCCTCCTGGGCCTGCGCGGCTGCCTGGTGGAAGGCGTCCTCGAAGAACGCGGCAAGCTCGGCGCGTGGCACCTCGCCACGCACGGCGATGCTCTCCTGGGGCTCGAGGTGGACGACGTGCGGCGAGATGAGCGGCATGCAGCGAGTCTGGCGCCGTCGTCGCGGACGCCGGCAGGGTCGAAGGTCCCGGAGCACGCCGGCGACAGCCTCGGGACGACCCCGGCGGTGAGCCCGTGAGCCGCGTGAGCCCGTGAGACGGAGTTGACGAGACGAAATCTGCGGGCACACCGCGGCGAAACCGCCGGCCCACAGGCTTCAGGGGTACGAACCGGACCCGACCCTGCCAGGAGCCCGCGATGACCCTCACCAGTCCCACGGGTGGCGACCTCGCCGCCCGCGCACCCGAAGCGCCCCTCCGCCGACGGAAGGGCCGCTGGATCGACGACTGGCGCCCGGAGGACAGGCAGTTCTGGGAGGAGACCGGGGCGCCGATCGCCAGGCGCAACCTGGTCTGGTCGATCTTCGCCGAGCACCTCGGCTTCTCGGTGTGGCTGATCTGGAGCGTGAGCTCCGCCTTCCTGCTGGCGCAGGGCTTCGCCTTCACGCCCCAGCAGCTGTTCTTCCTCGTCGCGATCCCGAACCTCGTCGGCGCCCTCATCCGGGTGCCCTACACGCTCGCGGTCGGGAGGTTCGGCGGGCGGAACTGGACGATGGTCAGCGCCGGCCTCCTGCTCGTGCCCACGCTGGGCTTCGCCTACTTCGTGACCCAGCCGGGCACGCCGTACGCCGTCTTCTGCGTGATCGCCGCGACCGCCGGCTTCGGCGGCGGCAACTTCGCGAGCTCGATGGCCAACATCAACTTCTTCTACCCCGCGCGGCTCAAGGGCGCGGCCCTCGGCCTCAACGCGGCCGGCGGCAACCTCGGTGTCGCGATCATCCAGCTCTTCCTGCCCGTGATCGTCGGCGGTGCCGGCATCTTCGGGCTGGTCAAGGCCTCGGCGGGCGGCATCCACCTCGAGCGGGCCGCGTGGGTGTACGCCGGCCTGGCCGTCGTCGCCGTGCTCGCCGCCTTCCTCTTCATGGACAACCTGTCCAACGCCAGGACCGACACCAAGCAGCAGCTGAGCGTGCTCAAGCACAAGCACACCTGGGTGATGTCTTTCCTCTACATCGGCACCTTCGGCTCGTTCATCGGCTACTCGGCGGCGATGCCCCTGCTGATCAAGCTCAACTTCTGGCGCCAGCCGGTCCCCGCGGTGCACGGCATCGGCATCAACTTCGCGTTCTACGCCTTCCTCGGCGCGCTCGTCGGCTCCGTGGCCCGCCCGCTCGGCGGCTACCTCGCCGACCGCTTCGGCGGTGGCCGGATCACCCTGGTCGCCTTCGGCGGCATGGTCCTCGGCACGCTCGGCATCCTGGTCACCCTCGGCATGCTCGAGCCGCTCCCGCCGGCCCCCGACAAGGCGACGCTCGCGAAGATCGCCGCCGACCCCGCAGCGTTCCAGTTCCCCGACGCCGTGCGCACCGCGGTCGAGTCGAACGCCGACGTCTTCCCGCTGTTCCTCGGCATCTTCCTGTTCGTCTTCGCGTGCACCGGGATCGGCAACGGCTCGACGTACAAGATGATCCCGGCGATCTTCCGCACCGACGCCGAGCGCGCCACCGTCGCCGGCACCCCCGAGCGCGAGCTCGCCCTGCTCGACGGCACCAAGAAGTCGTCGGCCGCGGTCGGCATCATCGGTGCGGTCGGCGCCATCGGCGGGTTCCTCATCCCGATCACGTTCGGCTCCCCGTGGGTGAGCGACCCGCTGGCCGCCACGAAGACCGCCTTCGTCGTCTTCACCTGCTTCTACGTGGTCTGCGCCCTCGTGACGTGGGCCGTGTTCCTGCGGAGGACGACCAGCGCCGAGAGGGGGTACGCCGGGCTCGGCCTCTGACCGCTCTGCTGGAATGGGGCGATGCGCACCCTGGCACTCGCCCTCCTGCTGGTCCTGCTCCCGACGTCACTGGCGTCCGCGAGCGTCGAACGCGCCACTGGGCCGCTGCCCTCAGCGGCCCAGTGGCAGTCCGACGTGCGGGCCGTCTACGCGAAGAAGCGCCCGGGTGCCTACCTCACCGAGCGCGCGGCCACCGGCCAGAAGCGGCTGGCCATCGTGCTCGACATCGACAACACCTCCCTGGCCACGCACTACGCCTGGCCCGCGCCGATCAAGCGGACCCTCAAGCTGACCAGGAAGGCCGAGAGCCGCGGCATGGCCGTCGTCTTCGTCACCGGCCGCTTCGAGGACGGCCTGGCCGACGTGACGAAGGCCCTCGACGCGGCGGGCTACCACCACGACGGGATCTGCGGGCGCCGGCACGGCGAGGCGATCGCCGACGGCAAGCAGCGCTGCCGCGCCCAGTACGCCGCGCAGGGCTGGACCTTCGTCCTCAACGTCGGCAACCGCAGCACCGACTTCGTCGGTGGTGACTACGAGCGCAGGCTCCGGTTGCCCAGCTACGGCGGCGCGCTCAGCTGAGGCCCGCCCGGCCGCGACGGCGCGAGGACGGGGCGAGGACGGGGCGACAACGGGGCGCCCGTGAGTCCGTGAGGAGTCGTTGACGCCGGCGTCCTCCGCGCGGTCGCGATGCGCAACGCGGGTCCCGTGGAATGGGCGGCATGACCCAGTCCCACTGCCCCTACTGCAGCCTGCAGTGCGGCATGCAGATCTCCCGCAAGGGCCGCAGCGGGATCGAGATCGGGGCCTGGGAGGAGTTCCCGGTCAACGAGGGAGCGTTGTGCCGCAAGGGCTGGACGGCCGGCGGGCTGCGCGGCAGCAGGGAGCGGCTCACCACGCCGTTGGTGCGTGACCGCGCGACCGGCGAGCTGCGCACCGCCGGCTGGGACGAGGCGCTCGACCTGGTCGCCCAGCGCATCGCCGTCCTCCAGGCTGCCCACGGCAACGACACGGTCGCCGTCTTCGGCGGCGGCGGGCTCACCAACGAGAAGGCCTACCAGCTGGGGAAGTTCGCCCGGGTCGCCCTCGGCACCAGCCAGATCGACTACAACGGTCGGTGGTGCATGAGCTCGGCCGCCAGCGCCGGCAACCAGGCCTTCGGCGTCGACCGCGGCCTTCCCTTCCCGCTGGCCGACGTCGAGCAGGCGGACGTGGTCGTCCTCGTGGGGTCGAACCTCGCCGAGACCATGCCGCCCGCCGCACGCCACCTCGACCGCCTGCGCGAGAACGGCGGCAGGCTCGTCGTCATCGACCCGCGCCTCACCCCGACGGGCGAGCGCGCCGACCTCTTCCTCCAGCCCGTCCCCGGCACCGACCTCGCCCTCGCGCTGGGAGTCCTGCACCTGCTCGACGCCCAGGGCGCCGTCGACGAGGCGTACGTCGAGGCTCGGACCACCGGCTTCGACGACGTACGACGCGCCGCGGCCGCGTGGTGGCCCGAGCGGGTCGAGCGGACCACCGGCGTCGCGACCGACGAGCTGCGCGCTCTCGTCGCGCTGCTCACCGGCGCTGCGCGGGTGATGGTGCTGACCGCCCGCGGTGCCGAGCAGCACGCCCAGGGCACCGCCACCGTCCTCGGCTGGATCGACGTCGCCCTCGCGCTCGGCATGCCCGGCAAGCCGTACGCCGGCTACGGCTGCCTCACCGGCCAGGGCAACGGCCAGGGCGGGCGCGAGCACGGGCAGAAGGCCGACCAGCTGCCCGGCTACCGGATGATCGACGACCCCGCGGCCCGCGCCCACGTCGCCGGGGTGTGGGGCGTCCCGCCGGACTCGCTCCCGGGCAAGGGGCGATCGGCCTACGAGCTGCTCGACTCCCTCGGAACCGACGACGGCCCGAAGGCGCTGCTCGTCCACGGCTCCAACATCGTGGTCAGCGCACCCAACGCCACCCGGATCACCCGGCGCCTGGAGGCCCTCGACCTGCTCGTCGTCTGCGACATCGTGATGTCCGAGACCGCGGCCCTCGCCGACGTCGTCCTCCCTGTCACGCAGTGGGCCGAGGAGACCGGCACCATGACCAACCTGGAGGGACGGGTGATCCTGCGTCGGGGCGCGATCACTCCGCCCGAGGGCGTGCGCAGCGACCTGGAGGTGATCGCCGGCCTGGCCGAGAGGCTGGGCTCGCCGATCACGTTCGAGACCGAGCCGGAGGCGGTCTTCGAGGAGCTGCGCCGCGCCTCGGCCGGCGGGAAGGCCGACTACGTGGGGATCTCCTACCAGCGCATCGCCGACGAGAAGGGCGTCTTCTGGCCCTGCCCGACCGACGACCACCCCGGCACCCCGCGTCTGTTCGCCGACACGTTCGCCACCCCGGACGGCCGGGCCCGCTTCGTCGTGCCGGAGTACGCCGGCCCCGCGGAGGCGCCCGATGCGTCGTACCCGTTGCACCTGACGACCGGCCGCGTGCTCGCGCAGTACCAGTCCGGCGCCCAGACCCGGCGGATCCGCGAGCTCGCCGACGACGGGGCGTTCGTCGAGCTGCACCCGATGCTCGCCGAGCGGATCGGCGCCGTCGACGGCCAGCCGGTGCTGGTCCGCACGCGTCGTGGCGAGATGAAGGCACCGGCCCGGATCGTGACCACCATCCGGCCGGACACGGTCTTCGTGCCCTTCCACTGGGTCGGCGTCAACCGGCTCACCAACGACGCACTCGACCCGTCCAGCCGGATGCCGGAGTTCAAGGTGTGTGCTGCGGAGCTGCTGGTCTGAGTGCCGGGTGGGCAGCCTGCAGCTCCGCCCACCGCCAGCGGGCGACCAGCACCGCCGCCTCGCGGGCCACGTCGACGGTCATCTTCG
This genomic interval from Nocardioides kongjuensis contains the following:
- a CDS encoding GNAT family N-acetyltransferase, which encodes MQITLEPVDLARDLDLLRAWVTHPRSAYWMMQGATRAEVRAEYARIAADPHHDAWLGRVDGRPTFLAETYDPTHSPLAGLPEVRAGDLGMHVLVAPPTGAAVPGLTTAVFGAVMEHCFADPAVQRVVVEPDARNERIRAKNLAAGFVELREVPLPGKTAMLSICTRESWSSSRPETSADHLTPELMDRAQRHLVAKALGELAHERLITPVAEGERWRVEAGPSSYAFAARRHLLDHWVVDPASIERVRDGAPARPDAQELVAELAPALGIPDQLLPTYLEEIASTLAAGAWKLRHRRIPVAELVDAGYQEIESAMTEGHPAFIANNGRIGFSLDDYRAYAPETGRPVRLHWLAARRDLTQLSLAAGGTEAGLYDGELAPEVRDRFAGRLRALGLDADDYLLLPVHPWQWQHKLAITFAPDVARRDLVHLGAGDDDHHPQQSIRTFFNASRPERHYVKTALAIQNMGFVRGLSPAYMAATPAINDWVASVVEADDELRRCGFGVLRELAAIGYTGDAFHRTAGPSPYRKMIAALWRESPVPRTPGGEQLTTMAALLHRDADGDALVTAWIKASPVDAATWVRAYLRAYLRPLVHCLHAYDLAFMPHGENLLLRLRDHVPVGAFMKDIGEEVAVMGDLDLPAGVERIRGEFPDDVKALAIHTDVLDGVLRFVAAILDEDGVLPAEEFWAIARATIEEHAADHPELAVAAASYDLLRPEFRHSCLNRLQLRNTLQMVDLTDQAESLIFAGTLANPVAVQR
- a CDS encoding penicillin acylase family protein; translation: MRDAHGIPSVFGGSVLEVAREQGRATAQDRAWQLEVERRRAEGTCAELFGPSALEWDVLARRALLVDLARRAYAALVPESRAFVDAYVDGVNEVLERRWQPWTPLAVFAVQHLLFSGFVSQLWGRHLAATAGEEWLPLFRTEGLPGGSNALVVDGSLTVSGLPILAGDPHRVIEAPGCYAQVRLVCTDPDDPFDVAGLTFVGVPGVQHFGHAGGVAWGITNAVADDEDVYAEDLVRHQDAVIARGRSGWEPVARRVEQVRVLVEEDRYDVHEVEVLVTDRGPVVLGGPGEPDTYSLRTPSHVLGDLGLDAILPLLRARTSADVTAAFTGWVGPVDNLVVGDRHGATEHRVVGRIPERDADRRWTGGWVADLPRRTGPVLVTANDRATPAFARVGTDFAPPHRARRIRDLLDDLAATGPITAEQVAAVLADDRQSAGSALLDAIASLLDLTGRAAALRARLLAWDRRMAADSIEAALFARVRAAVVEGLHDAPALAGVDRSPHGELFAPWFDLRSRIRLCLPAILAAEKPFGVDVLQVVATALEQVAAQPEPASWGTDHVVVPLTPHQQLGLPAPAGTAPPSVPLAGDDDCVLATRALGGTGACIHGPVARWVWDLAGDSRWVVPLGASGDPGSPHHHDQQAVWATGGALRVNRTLEQP
- a CDS encoding GyrI-like domain-containing protein; this encodes MPLISPHVVHLEPQESIAVRGEVPRAELAAFFEDAFHQAAAQAQEAGLEIVGPPFGFYPRMPDETVEVEAGFPVSRPADPRDGAHRLVLPGGRAVEAIHVGPYDTMERSYGELVAWMSEQGLEPAAQVWETYLSDPESHPDPSTWQTRIVWPVG
- a CDS encoding GNAT family N-acetyltransferase is translated as MSIAVRPVDPAADAAVLHAWVTQPRARFWGMSDHSVDDVAHVYAYIHDQAHLAAYLLLSGDHPLGLLQTYDPAVDEIGRWYDRAPGDVGVHLLLADDPRRAGRTREVIAAGLDLVAHLPGCRRLVFEPDSRNTASVSLLERLGCVRGPLVELRTSVAEKPAQFFFLDRERALVLARR
- a CDS encoding HAD family acid phosphatase; this translates as MRTLALALLLVLLPTSLASASVERATGPLPSAAQWQSDVRAVYAKKRPGAYLTERAATGQKRLAIVLDIDNTSLATHYAWPAPIKRTLKLTRKAESRGMAVVFVTGRFEDGLADVTKALDAAGYHHDGICGRRHGEAIADGKQRCRAQYAAQGWTFVLNVGNRSTDFVGGDYERRLRLPSYGGALS
- a CDS encoding MFS transporter — translated: MTLTSPTGGDLAARAPEAPLRRRKGRWIDDWRPEDRQFWEETGAPIARRNLVWSIFAEHLGFSVWLIWSVSSAFLLAQGFAFTPQQLFFLVAIPNLVGALIRVPYTLAVGRFGGRNWTMVSAGLLLVPTLGFAYFVTQPGTPYAVFCVIAATAGFGGGNFASSMANINFFYPARLKGAALGLNAAGGNLGVAIIQLFLPVIVGGAGIFGLVKASAGGIHLERAAWVYAGLAVVAVLAAFLFMDNLSNARTDTKQQLSVLKHKHTWVMSFLYIGTFGSFIGYSAAMPLLIKLNFWRQPVPAVHGIGINFAFYAFLGALVGSVARPLGGYLADRFGGGRITLVAFGGMVLGTLGILVTLGMLEPLPPAPDKATLAKIAADPAAFQFPDAVRTAVESNADVFPLFLGIFLFVFACTGIGNGSTYKMIPAIFRTDAERATVAGTPERELALLDGTKKSSAAVGIIGAVGAIGGFLIPITFGSPWVSDPLAATKTAFVVFTCFYVVCALVTWAVFLRRTTSAERGYAGLGL
- a CDS encoding molybdopterin oxidoreductase family protein codes for the protein MTQSHCPYCSLQCGMQISRKGRSGIEIGAWEEFPVNEGALCRKGWTAGGLRGSRERLTTPLVRDRATGELRTAGWDEALDLVAQRIAVLQAAHGNDTVAVFGGGGLTNEKAYQLGKFARVALGTSQIDYNGRWCMSSAASAGNQAFGVDRGLPFPLADVEQADVVVLVGSNLAETMPPAARHLDRLRENGGRLVVIDPRLTPTGERADLFLQPVPGTDLALALGVLHLLDAQGAVDEAYVEARTTGFDDVRRAAAAWWPERVERTTGVATDELRALVALLTGAARVMVLTARGAEQHAQGTATVLGWIDVALALGMPGKPYAGYGCLTGQGNGQGGREHGQKADQLPGYRMIDDPAARAHVAGVWGVPPDSLPGKGRSAYELLDSLGTDDGPKALLVHGSNIVVSAPNATRITRRLEALDLLVVCDIVMSETAALADVVLPVTQWAEETGTMTNLEGRVILRRGAITPPEGVRSDLEVIAGLAERLGSPITFETEPEAVFEELRRASAGGKADYVGISYQRIADEKGVFWPCPTDDHPGTPRLFADTFATPDGRARFVVPEYAGPAEAPDASYPLHLTTGRVLAQYQSGAQTRRIRELADDGAFVELHPMLAERIGAVDGQPVLVRTRRGEMKAPARIVTTIRPDTVFVPFHWVGVNRLTNDALDPSSRMPEFKVCAAELLV